The Alnus glutinosa chromosome 1, dhAlnGlut1.1, whole genome shotgun sequence region TAGAAAGGAATGCACGCACTTATGAGGGGAGTGAGATACTGGTAGTGAGATTGAAGCTTTTGTTGTTAAGGTCTCTTTATGAATGGACAGTGGCTATTAGTTGAGACTCTTTTTTCGAACTGGTTGTAGTTTTTAGTTCTTTTGAATTTTAGATGTTAGCTTTTACTTTTGGgtctttctcttgtatacttacGTTTACCAGGTTTGTGCCCCTTGTAGTgctttttaaatgaaatttattacttataaagaaATATAGATATATTTGGGCTGAAAATTGTTGCAATCCTTGTCCTTATATTTTGTGGGTTTAACTCCTGAGTGAAATCCACCTGAAATCACAATTTGAATTTCACAGATTTTACTGGATTTAACTGTATTTTACTCTAGGCAACCATAATCTTTTAATCTAAGAAACATGAATGTTGTATGCCTGAGGATTGAATTGACCATATAGGTCAAAGAATCTACCTTGAACCATTAGGCCAATTTTCTTATGCTCTGGATATATCACTTTTGATGACATAAATTTACATATGCCATGCAAGTTCATATATGTAGGTTCTAAAATATGCAATTCATTAGAAGTTGCTGCTTTTATGCTTTCAGTCTTTAGCTCTGGTATCCTAGCTATgctgtttgaaatttttgtagcaATTGTTATGATGATAATTTTGGTACCAGAATCATTGTGATTGATTTTCTCAAGTTGTTCGTTAGCTATTTTGGATAAACCTTATTGAGTTTTTAATTAGTTTCtatatagaagtcaaaagtgAGAAAGGCTTCTTTAAGTGAATTTTTACTTGTATGCAGCTATCAGATACGACGGAGGCTTCTGTTAACTGGTACCCCTATACAGAATAGTTTGCAGGAATTGTGGGCCCTGCTTAATTTTCTTCTGCCACACATTTTCAATTCAGTTCAGAATTTCGAGGAGTGGTTTAATGCACCCTTTGCAGATAAGGGTGATGTTTCTCTGTCAGATGAGGAAGAGCTACTGATCATTCGTCGTCTGCATCAGGTGGGTATTGTCTCCTAACTTGagtattcttttattctttcttgaCTTATTTGTTGATATATTTCCTTGATTCTTAGGTTATAAGGCCATTCATATTGAGGAGGAAAAAAGATGAGGTGGAGAAATTCCTTCCTGGGAAATCACAGGTCATTTTGAAATGTGATACATCAGCTTGGCAGAAACTATATTATCAACAAATTACAGATGTGGGAAGAGTTGGGCTGGATAATGGTTTGTTGCTTCTGTACCTGCATGCCATGCATCTGCATTTGCCACCCTATAGTTAAAATATATACACCCcacctcccaaaaaaaataaaaaattgaccgATTCAAGCAAAAATGCTGAAGGTTTAATATTCTGATCTCCTCTCTGAAAACCTTATCTCATAGAATCAACAATGAgtaataggttttttttttttttactaccaAAATCTCTTGTagtttttggctttcaaaagcaTGTATGGTTTTTTCAAAATGTGAACTACACAGTTACCATCTTGTTTCAAGAAGCAAAccacaatttattaattgccaTCCAGAGGCTTAAAAGCTCCCAATATTGTATTTTATCTTCAAAACTGCAACTTTCTTAGAAAGAACTGTGGattatttgtattttagttttggTATCAATGTATTGTACTTGtcttttatatttgtttattcATCTCTTTCTTCTGAAAGTATAAGTTAAAATTTAAATTGCGTATAAAGTTGCTGCCCGTTCACTAAAAGAGAAAACAATTTGCAGGTACCGGGAAATCAAAGGGTCTACAGAATCTAACAATGCAGCTCAGAAAATGTTGTAACCACCCATACCTTTTTGTTGCGGCAAATTATAATATGTGGCACAAGGAGGAAATAGTAAGAGCATCTGGGAAATTTGAACTTCTTGATCGTTTACTGCCAAAACTCCACAGAGGCGGGCATAGAGTTCTGCTTTTCTCACAAATGACTCGTCTCCTTGACATTGTTGAAATTTATCTGCAACTTCACGATTATAGTTATCTTAGACTGGATGGTAACACCAAAACTGAGTATAGAGGGTCTCTAGTAGACCAATTCAATGCCCCAGACTCTCCTTACTTCATGTTTCTCTTGAGCACTCGTGCTGGAGGTCTTGGTTTGAACTTACAAACGGCAGATACTGTAATACTTTTTGACATTGACTGGAACCCTCAAAATGATCAACAGGCAGAAGATCGGGCCCATCGTATAGGACAGAAAAAGGAAGTTAGGGTATTTGTGTTGATTACTGTTGGATCAGTTGAAGAGGCTATCTTGGAGCGTGCAAAACAGAAGATGGGCATTGATGAAAAGGTCATCCAGGCAGGACTTTTCAATACAACTTCTACAGGTTTGTTAATTAAGTTTCATACAATGTCATATAATATCAtggaaaatgatagaaatactaACAGTGCACAACAAGTACACAACACCAAGACACAATGAAGTGGGGCCTACACATTGGGCCCCACTCCATTGTATCTTGGTGTTGTGTACTTGTTGTGCACTGTGAGTGCAAGAATCACTCCCCTAATATCATTACTTGCTCCATCCCAAAATGTCTTCTTTTCCCTTTTGGAACATCCAAAAACAAATATCCACTTTCTAAAAGTGGAAGCAcctatttctttgtttttgtatgCTCTACCGTTACCTTTTTAGAAAACTACGCAAGTTTCTCATTGAAGGCATGCTTACTCTTAATAAAGTGTAGGTTATTTAAGGAAGATTGCCATACTTGGTTCTTTTTCCTTAATATTTGTGCATTTAGAACCAATGACAGGGAATATTTATTCACATAGTAAAAtggttctctctttttttttttaatctttggtGTCATTCTCTGCTTTAGAATATTCAGTGAGAAACTGGTTGGGCATCACTGGCCCAAAAATTGCCACCTATTCCATGAATACCATTCCTATATTCTGGTGAAAAATTTCTGGCGAAAAattttgtcatttattttttggcttAGGGCCCAAAAATAAGTGTCTATGTGCATGTCAAACCACCATTAATAGAAGCAAAGTAGACTACCTCGTAGGTGTCAGCTAACCCGCCTATACCAGGTAACAAGGTATTTGGGATTGGGAGAGGACGACCTCCCCTCATGAAAGTAGAGAGAGCGAGACTACCTTGGGCATTATCTCAAACTTGAGGTGTCTCAAACTTGCTACCTGTCTGTTAAGTTTTGCTACAGCGGGTCTGTCGCCTGCTTAATATTCATGTTTTGATCATTCTCTAATGAGGTCCTTTACCTACCGAAGACTATGTTGACATGGTGAATTTTTATGTGTACAGCTCAGGACAGCAGGCAGATGTTAGAGGAGATCATGCGTAGAGGTACAAGTTCACTTGGGACAGATGTTCCgagtgagagagaaatcaaCCGCCTTGCTGCCCGTTCTGATGAGGAATTCTGGCTGTTTGAGAAAATGGATGAGGAGAGAAGACAGAAGGAGAAATACCGATGTCGTCTTATGGAAGAACATGAAGTACCTGAGTGGGCATATTCTGCTCCTGAAATCAAGGAAGATGAGACAGGTTTTGATAATGGCAGTATCACTGGAAAGCGGAAAAGAAAGGAGGTGGTTTATGCTGATACTCTAAGTGATGTACAGTGGATGAAGGCTGTGGAAACTGGAGAAGACATGTCAAGGCTTTCCggtaaaagaaagagaagggaTCATCTTGCATCCGAGGCAACTGCATCAATTAGAAATAATGCAGTTTCAGAGGAAAAGGTGTCAGAGTTGGCGAATGAAAACAAGCCTATGACAAGTGAGGGAACAAGTGAAGATACCTCCCCAGCCCCGAAGGGACCCAAGTCTGTGGGGGAAAATACTGAAAAACAGGAATATCAGGGTGTTGGAGGAAGTAACTGGGGTGGGCAAATGTTTACATGGAGTAGCACACATAAGAAAAAGAGATCAAGCTTTGTTGTCCAGAGCGCATCATCTGATTCTAGAGGGCAGAATTCCAATGGAAGAGGAAATGGATGGGCTTGATCAAAAGATCATTCTAAAGGAATATTGAGATATCCAGATCAGTACATGAGGGGAGGGAGTTTAATTCTCCCAAGCTCGGGCTATGACGGCGGGCTCAGTCACTCCGCAACTTGCAGTAATTCTGGAGTTTTGAACATGTCACATATCAGCAGCAACGCCAAGTTTTCCCAATTAATGGAatctacttttacttttattcctcCATGGTTCTTAAAACATGGCCAACCCAGGAGAGACGTCTGAATCGGTGTGCAGATAGATGTAGGATATTGGTAACGTAGAGGGCTTAGTTGCCGTTAGGGAGATTAAAAAGACTTAAGAAAGGGCCTCCGTGCTTGTTGCAAATCCATTGATTAGTTCTCCACTATTTTGCGGTTGTGCCCAACAAATGTCTTCAATATGTATCTGATAAATGTATAATTAGAACGTACGTATCTTCGAAATCTTAAATTgtagcttttatttttatttttatatgcattCAAGGTACTGAAATTCCTAAGAAATCTCTGCAAAAAGttgagaaaaaaaggaaaaaaaatatcttctcTTGATATTTGGGAATTTTGGGGAGAGAAGTGTTTTGTGAAGCCCACCGCCTCCCCTCCTGCgtctttaaaatataaaatttatacgTGCGTGAGTACACCATTAGAATATAAAATCAGTATTTGAGGTTCATTGATTTGAACGATATCTTTGTGGGAGAGGAACCGAGGAAGGGCATCTTTTCAAGGAGCTCTGCTGAGAATAATTCGTGCGCTGCGGCATTCAAAAGAACTAGAAGCAGGCATAATTTTATAACAGAAGGAGCAACATGGCAGTTACGAAGTGatctaaaaagagaaaaactccCCGAGTCGACAAATAAAGTAGAATCCGTTACATTAGATGAGTAACCTAGGAAAGTAGCTAGAAGGCatacataacaaaagaaaaaaaaatgatatggaAAACATGGAACACTAATGAAAAATGATACCATCTATCATCCCTCTGATCTAAAACTTGCCACAGCCTGCTGCTCACGCAGACAATTAGATTCAAAAGAAGAGTCGACCCAAAATGTTGTAAATGTGTCCTACAATAATTAATGTTCCATAAGGCTACTCCCACAGAACCCAACAGAAAACACCTTGCATTAGTGAGCCTCTAATCCTCCTCAGGGCCGACTTCAAGGTTCTTCAGTTTTGATTCGAGTTCACCCGCATCACCTTCATCTTCTCCACTTTCTTCGGCATTTTCCTCTCCTTCTGGGTCATTCTCATCCAAGGACCCAAGCATGTCAGGAGATTTCTTGAATATATGCTTGACCTCCTCGATGCCTTCATCGGAGATAAAATTCCCATCGATGTTCAGCAGCTTAAACTCAGGCTTCTGAACCACAATCTGAGCTAAAACCCGAGCCCCAGCCCTTCTTATCAAGTTGCAACTCAAATCAGCTTCCTTTAACTGCGCATGACCTTCTAACGCCTTGCTGATCTGGATAGTACCTTCATCCTTAAGTTCATTCTCAGCTAAGTTCAACTTGGTAAGAAGTTGCTTTGCAGCAATACAAGAAGCAATTACTGGAGCAGCTTCAGCTGTTATGTCATTTCCAGCCATCTCCAAGACTTCAAGTGAAGGAGCTGTTTCCTTGAGAACATTAGCTATCGCAATTGAACCCTCATCTTCCAAGTTCAGGTAGCTCAGGTATACCTCAGATAAATCTGCATGATTGGAAAGAGCTTTACTCAGAGCCACTCCTCCTTCCACACCAAACATGTTGTCCCGGAGGTCAAGCTTCTTCAAATGGGTACACGTCTTGAGTGCTTCCGATAAGGTAACTCCCCCTTCAGAGCCTATCCTTGTAGAAGAGCAACGAAAATCCTCCAACAAAGGAGAACGCTTTACAACCTCAGAGATAGCAAGCGCCCCTTTATCTCCCGTCATATTATTGTGAAATTGAAGGACTCTTAGCTTCTCTGTGGAGGGAATCAACTCACAAACCGCTTGAGCAGCTTCTTCAGAGATGCCATCATTCACTAAATAGAGCTCCTCCAAGCAAGTCTGTGATTTCAGGAGTGCCCCAAATGCCCTGACACCCTTCTCACCCAAGGCATTGTTTGAGAGGTTCAGAGACTTCAAGACACTACCTTCCAGTGCAGCTGAGAATATATTCATGACTTCAAGAGCTTCTGTCTCTGGTCTCCCTGCAATGAAATCTGACAGATCTACTTCTTTCAACTGATCCCTAAGGGAAACCAGAATTGGCTCAGCAACACGGGCTGCACCTAAACCAAAACTTCTATTGCTGAAGCACATTTTAGTGTAAGAGTTTCCCGGCTCCTTCAGTGGCCTTAAAAGTTCCTCAGCCTCATCTGCGTCAATAAAGGCTCGTTGGCCCTTGGATATATCAAAGAAGGTTTCACGAGGTGCACTAATATTCTCAGATGCCACTACCTCTTCGTCTGCCTTTCTTTTAGGGCCTCTTTTAAGAACTTCCAGGAGGAGCTTGCTACATTCCCTAGCATAAAGCTGAACTGCAGAACCACCATCACCATCTGGCTCTTCTTCGTAGTTTTTGTTTGCAGTGGCAAAAGCCACATCCTCAATTTGTTTTGCATTCTCCTCAGCATCTTCCTTGCTTAGACTGCCGTACTTCTGGGTAAATGTGGATTTACTGGTAAGGTTGTTCATCATCCGCTCCACCAACATTTGCCTTGTGTTAACGCTAGGAGGCCATAGTTTAATTGAAAATTGCCTGCGCTCGGAATTCAATGTTGTGGCATCCATTGCAAAAAAAACCTACAAATGCAGGTCACAAGTATGTTAACCGTTTTCAAAGACTAATGAAAAAATCTATCAGCAGATGATAAGATGTATAAtgggttaaaaataaaatcttcaaGAATTAAAAGATAGGTGTGATAAAACTGTCTAGCTGGTATCAAAtactcaattttaaaataaaactaccgggggaagagaaaagaatagTTTGAGAAGAAACAACACAGAACAATAGTGTTAAAAAATAGGAAGTCAGATTTCTAACATATATGAATATGCATCCATACATACAGAATAGAAGGGATCATTAAAGAAGTAACTTAAACTAGAACATTTCCTACCTACGAAATGAAACATTTACTGATTTCCTTGGAGGAGCATGAAAAGACGCTAACAAAAAGCAGTGGCAAGGGACGTAAAGTTCAGAAAAGcaaataaacaaagaaacaaatgtttacatattttttcatGAAGCATACACATAAGAATTTTTCATGCGTATATCTACGCATGAAGATAAATATTATGTTTTTCCTAAGAGTTTCTGATGATGCAGAATAACCATGATTAATAAAGAAAGCCATTCTCTCCAGGGAAAGAGTTTCCACTAACAGTAACATTACCATGTCAATGCCTGAAGAGGAGAAGATACATAACTTAAGAGAGTAAATGACAATATAGCAtgggaaaaaatgaaaaaactagAATTGAAGATTGTTTACAGAAGCAGAAGAAAGAATCTCTCACAGAAATATCTTGACTTAAAACAAAGTACAACCAGCAAACAGCAATCATTATACACTGCGCTTCTATTTTTGCATTAATGATAATTTGCATCATCTACGCGACCTCAAGACAATTGAGAAGCTAATAAGGTGAAGTCatcaaaaaatcacaaaacaagtgagagaaaaaaaaaataataataataatactggTTGGAAAAATGGCTGTAGCCCTGACATACAACATTAAATTTTCGGAAGAGTTGTTCAAAGTACATGACTCAGAGCTTaagtaacaaaaagaaaatgtgtttgtATCTCTAAACTTGCTGAACAATGTAGCTTATCAAACTGTTCCCGATGATAACAAGAATCAACAAATTGGAAACTTCAACAAACAATAGTATCAGAAAAGATATCCTCCACACAAACAAGGTTCTCAACttaacccaaaacaaaaaattccttCCACAAAGCTGAAACTGGGACTTCAGACACATTGATTCTTTGCTATCTAGTTTTTCATTTCAATATCCTATGTCTCTACCATCCCACTAAAACGACGTTCTTATATTTATTGTCAATCCTCTCATCCCCAACTTGCTTTTGAAATAATTGTAAATACccaatgagtaatgctacacacacttcCACTCTCACTCACTGATGTGACTTTTGaaattaccattaaatcaaaatttaataatgatctatcccaaattcaatagtgattttaaaagccacgcaAGGAAGTGTGAGAATGAGAGTGCAGAAATAgaagtgtgtgtagcattactcatacaCAATTACTTACATGAATTACGTACACATTTCGAACTAAACTCGTATTGCAACTCTTATTACCCAGAAACTGGACTTGTCAAATGACCTAAACAATCGAGTCAATCATGTAAAacaggaagaaaagaaatggtaaATATAACAAGGAAAAGATAACCAACAAAGCAAACCAAGCCAAAATCTTTATATTATAACTCAAAGAACCGACACAAGATCTTAGATAAGTAGTGGCATTATATTAACAGTACCAAATACGAAACAACCTAAAAACAACGGAAACAATCATAAAAATCCATCCTTCACACAAATTGTTACAGATCTGAGGCGCGTAATGAGACTTTACCCACTTgttcaaaagaaaatgagatttaAACAAAcccagaaaaagaaattgattgcAATGAACTATATTAACCAAAAGAACATGAAAAGCGGCAGAGACTCTCAATAACACACTGGAACCCTAGAATTGCAGACCCAAGAGATGAAAGACGAAATCGAAGGATAAAAGAAAAGGTACCCTTTTTTCCCCTTTTGGTTAATTTTGGCTTGAGAGATTGTCCTTTGTGGTTTCAACTTTGATTAAAACGGTTCACTGAAACAGAGACAAATCATATATAGTGAGAGCGAGGAAAAGTGTGGAGGGAAACTGAAAGTGAAGAGAGCGAAATGGCTCCGGGAATTACTTTGTAGGGCGATATATCTGCACGGGTGTCACCTTTTTAAGAGACTGTTTGGGAAGCAAGATAAGGTAATTCTGTTTGTGTAGCTGTACCAGGCTGCAACTGAAATTGGTGTAGTGCatgtacttttatttttttattggactgaaatttttaaaaataacgtGTCCTTTTAACATAtaagaatcacatttttttaatagtatatgttatttatatgtttttttttaatagcactaataaaaaaataaatatgtactCTTCGTATATTTAAAGGACGCATGTCATTTTTTAGAAGTTGCGTTGTAAGAACTCCTGCAacctaatttttaaaaagatttgcaacatttcttattttatttaatattaattttcactgtcacgtaAAAAACACTTCATATTTTAAGGTAAGTATAGCACTTATCTTATTCTTTAGGATGGGCCGACCACATTGTACCATTGCTTTGTGACTTTGTCCGGTCTCTAAGATCAAGTGTtatataagtatttttatttaccATATTCAATgtcaaaaattctaaaaatgatCGACCACACTGTCCTTGTTGTAACCATAAGAGATGAATAAAagggagaggaaaaaaagagagtatGTGGAGATTTTCAGCATTAAATGTGGTGGTTGcaacaacaaaatcaatttaattatttacttttaaaaGTAAAAGGAATTTTTCACAACAATGAggttatgaaaaaaaaaaaaaaaaaaaacttctaaaaattGAGGTTAGAATTACATTTCTTAAATTGAAAGTCCCACAAGCTATAAAGTTTACATTTctgtcttatttttatttcttacttAAGTTACTTGCCTaacactaaaaaagaaaaagaagagagaaagaaagaaaggagggaaggaaaaaaaaaaaaaaaaaaaatcttttggagTATATGAACATTCCGATAGAATAGTCTAATCCAAAATAATAgataaatttgactattataagAGCATTTCCAATAGAATAGGCAAATGACTCATTATGAGCAATTTTTCGTCTCCAGCAGAATAggcagaatataatttttccttctaGTGTAAATAGTAAGAGCATCTTTAACAATAATAGCTAAAGTAGTTATTGAAAAAGCAcaactctctattttagctactgCTTTTTCTATATTCTCTCAAACAGATTATCTATTCTACTCTCTacttacatttaaatattattttatgtgggaAAAAGTGTGAAATAAAtaaggagagaaagagaaagaaggaaatggagagacaaaataataataaaaaaaactttttgtaaTGTAAATAGTAGATAGGCAAAAAAGCCTAATTATTATTCatactagaaagaaaaaaacttattttgtacttttttaacAGGCATTTTAGTTATTATTGTTAGAGTATTCCCGGTGATTAGTGAGCtctctatttcaaaattttcaccaaaatttagtgaaaaactcaaaaaagtcAATTTCATCAGAtctctataatttctctattttgtctCTTATCAGAATTTCACTCTAAATTTGACTCACAAATTTTATgagctattgaatattttattatttttctctctttttactttcacttttcattttttatctcttAATTTATTAGAAGTGATTGCTTCAAagtaaaaccaataaaaaaattaatatttaattgaaatagagaaatatttggagagtttaATGTATGAAATTTgataaaagtgatagataaaaacaaaaataaattatttagtcaaaactttttaaaaaaattagaaaactcAATAGAAATGCTCTTACCATGAGACTGGCAACCACCTAAATTGCACATGATCATGTAGCCAGGTCGCAATCATTTTTGAATGTGCACCAAAAGGTTAGGTAGCTTTGTCAGCTGACGGACACTCCACACTGAAATCCAACTATCTACATAGAAAAGATGCCTAGCTGGCTAGCTTTGTCATCTTTAACATCTTGCAGTGCTTAGGTCCTTGTGGACGGTTCCGATGCGTTTTGATTAAAGAAGCGATGACAATGAGTTGAGAACTTTACCAGGTGGAGTTCATTGATTGGGTACACACCAATTATTCCATGGGGATAAAGGTACTAGATTGTGAAGCTACATCTGACAGTTAACGATGATGAGGGAAACAAGAAAGCAGCCTCTCTGGGGAATATTTCTGAACTTGCACTATCGAGTGTGAGTTGGAGAATATTTTATGGGGATGATCCATGCACTCATGGTAGTGCATTAAcagtatttttagcatttctcatattttataCACCAGTTACGCGTTTGTGCGTACAGGCCTCGCATCAACTCTTCTTGCAAGAACAGGTCAGGTTAAACACAGTCGGATAAGGAGCAACAACGGCCGACAACACAGCTATTGCCTTCCATTCAATCGGGAATGATGATATATATCAcctttgtgttttctttttatccaatcaaaattaatatggctcttaaaattaccattgaatttataataGACCATTGTTAAATTAtgatctaatgatgattttatgagccacatcaattttgagatgacaaaaaaaaaaacacaaggttgatacgtagcattactcttcaaTCGGCGGACAGTGGTTGGGAGATTTATGAAGCACATAAGAGagtaataacataaatattgaAATAACAATCCActttaaaatcatttattttttcaggaaagaaaaagaaaaagttttgttgCTATAAGCATCTTTCAAACGAAAGCTCaggtaaaacaaaaacaaaaatagttcCAAAGAGAGAAATGAACCCATCTTAAAAATACGATTCAAACCTAAAAGCAAAACTTCGGTCCTGCTCCCTCCCGTTTGCAATGCTTCAGTTTTTTTCCCATTGTTTTATGGATGCGAAAGATTCACGAAGTTGAGATATGTTTCATCTCGTATCAATCTCCATACaactaattttcaaatttactattgaatttgtagaaTCTAATgcaagtccccacaaatctaatagtagatttaaaaatgagatgaatAAGAAATGAGTAGGGGatgaatttgtatcatttttctatagcattatttatttttttttttttgggggggggggggggggggggggtgggagAGAGAGTGTTAGATATTATATAGGCCGTtggatttttatatatacaagcaGTCTTTCAATTAGAAAATAATGGGAGCAAATGCGAGGGTTTAAACGGGCATGATAATCTCATTAGATATAGTTTATAAAAGCAAGTAACGAAATGGTTGCTTGAACATGAAACTAGCAGCATAACACACTCGTGCTTGGACAGGAATCGACCAAATGCTAAAATAATCAAAGCACATAGGACCAAGAATTAACACAACCAAAGAGttcttgaagaacaagaaatAAAGCTCATCCACCATGTGGCATATATGTCAGATTCATTGGCAATCCAATTTTATTcataattcttatttttactctGACGATGATCTGATCATCCATCGTAGGTCATGCATCTAAGACCCCCACTCATTTAGATGGACAACATAGCACTATGCTGAGCAAATTTCTTGAAAAGGTTTAAACATTGATGAGGAACTGTTCATATACTAGCAGATCATTTATGAAACTAAAAATCAAAGCATTCATGCAACTACAATGACCGATTAACGTGTATATACTAGTACTTTCAAGTTTGCCAGATCCAGACAACTACAATGACTCCCAATGAACCACATCTGCATGACCTCAAACAACTTATTGCAAACTTTCTAATCCAAATTCATaacaaaaataagttttttataAGCCTTGGTTCAGAGCGTCTagatcttctccatttca contains the following coding sequences:
- the LOC133882261 gene encoding RAN GTPase-activating protein 2 is translated as MDATTLNSERRQFSIKLWPPSVNTRQMLVERMMNNLTSKSTFTQKYGSLSKEDAEENAKQIEDVAFATANKNYEEEPDGDGGSAVQLYARECSKLLLEVLKRGPKRKADEEVVASENISAPRETFFDISKGQRAFIDADEAEELLRPLKEPGNSYTKMCFSNRSFGLGAARVAEPILVSLRDQLKEVDLSDFIAGRPETEALEVMNIFSAALEGSVLKSLNLSNNALGEKGVRAFGALLKSQTCLEELYLVNDGISEEAAQAVCELIPSTEKLRVLQFHNNMTGDKGALAISEVVKRSPLLEDFRCSSTRIGSEGGVTLSEALKTCTHLKKLDLRDNMFGVEGGVALSKALSNHADLSEVYLSYLNLEDEGSIAIANVLKETAPSLEVLEMAGNDITAEAAPVIASCIAAKQLLTKLNLAENELKDEGTIQISKALEGHAQLKEADLSCNLIRRAGARVLAQIVVQKPEFKLLNIDGNFISDEGIEEVKHIFKKSPDMLGSLDENDPEGEENAEESGEDEGDAGELESKLKNLEVGPEED